A stretch of Sphingomicrobium flavum DNA encodes these proteins:
- the nuoN gene encoding NADH-quinone oxidoreductase subunit NuoN produces MSYEWNFAAILPELILIIGEPILMLTASTMGQRAVKITTWGTVALLLAAAIAALVGTEPSSAGPLFGGLLSADPFAVYGKVLIYLAGAVAIIAADRWFAHDDEHGPEYPILILLATVGMSVMVSATNMITLYVGLELNSLAAYILASYRRTDARSAEAGLKYFVLGALASGILLYGISLLYGFTGSTSFDAIAAALGREEMGIGLLFGLVFIMAGLAFKVSAVPFHMWTPDVYEGAPTPVTTFFASAPKVAAMLLATRVCIEALGPAIDAWRQIVIFAALASIFLGAIAAWGQTNIKRLLAYSSINNVGFVLIGLAAGGPQGVAAVLFYMAIYVVMTLGAFLVVLNLKGKDGEPVEEISRLAGLSKTRPGMAAALAVFMFSLAGIPPLFGFWPKLMVFNAAVEQGLFAVAVAGILGTVVGAFYYLKIIKVMYFDECDEEVTVRPSALETGFIAIFALIVSPLGYLLIGPIGSASAKAAEALF; encoded by the coding sequence ATGAGCTACGAATGGAATTTCGCCGCCATCCTGCCCGAACTGATCCTCATCATCGGTGAGCCGATCCTGATGCTGACCGCCTCCACCATGGGGCAGCGCGCGGTCAAGATCACCACCTGGGGAACGGTCGCCTTGCTGCTGGCTGCCGCGATTGCCGCGCTGGTCGGCACCGAGCCCTCCTCGGCAGGCCCGCTGTTCGGCGGGCTGCTGTCGGCCGATCCCTTCGCTGTCTATGGCAAGGTGCTGATCTACCTCGCTGGCGCAGTCGCGATCATCGCGGCGGACCGCTGGTTCGCACATGATGACGAACATGGGCCGGAATATCCGATCCTCATCCTGCTGGCGACGGTGGGCATGAGCGTGATGGTTTCCGCCACCAACATGATCACCCTTTATGTCGGCCTCGAGCTCAACAGCCTCGCCGCCTACATCCTTGCCTCCTACCGTCGCACAGATGCGCGCTCGGCAGAGGCAGGGCTCAAATATTTCGTGCTCGGCGCGCTGGCCAGCGGCATCCTGCTTTACGGCATTTCGCTGCTCTATGGCTTTACCGGTTCGACCAGCTTCGATGCCATCGCCGCCGCTTTGGGCCGTGAGGAAATGGGCATCGGGCTACTCTTCGGCTTGGTCTTCATCATGGCGGGTCTCGCCTTCAAGGTCAGCGCCGTGCCGTTCCATATGTGGACGCCCGATGTCTATGAAGGCGCACCGACGCCGGTCACGACCTTCTTCGCTTCGGCGCCCAAGGTTGCCGCGATGCTGCTCGCCACCCGCGTGTGCATCGAAGCGCTCGGCCCGGCGATTGATGCCTGGCGCCAGATCGTGATCTTCGCAGCCTTGGCTTCCATCTTCCTGGGCGCCATCGCGGCCTGGGGGCAGACCAATATCAAGCGCCTGCTCGCCTACAGCTCGATCAACAATGTCGGCTTCGTACTGATCGGTCTGGCCGCGGGCGGACCGCAGGGCGTGGCCGCGGTGCTCTTCTACATGGCAATCTATGTCGTCATGACGCTCGGCGCGTTCCTGGTGGTGCTGAACCTCAAGGGCAAGGATGGCGAGCCGGTAGAAGAAATTTCGCGCCTGGCGGGGCTGTCCAAGACGCGACCCGGCATGGCTGCCGCTTTGGCCGTCTTCATGTTCAGCCTCGCCGGCATTCCGCCGCTGTTCGGATTTTGGCCAAAACTGATGGTGTTCAACGCCGCGGTTGAACAGGGCCTGTTCGCGGTGGCGGTGGCGGGGATCCTCGGCACCGTCGTCGGCGCCTTCTATTATCTCAAGATCATCAAGGTGATGTATTTTGACGAATGCGACGAGGAAGTGACCGTGCGGCCGAGCGCGCTCGAAACCGGCTTCATCGCCATCTTCGCCCTCATCGTTTCGCCGCTCGGCTACCTCCTGATCGGCCCCATCGGCAGCGCGTCCGCCAAGGCCGCCGAGGCGCTGTTCTGA
- a CDS encoding NADH-quinone oxidoreductase subunit M produces the protein MMELPILSIMILIPLIAGIVVLFQSANGARWTALVTTLLLFVMGIYLWLGFDPDGARWQYTEYLSLGGGGITPAWALGIDGIALLLIVLSTFLMPICIGASWRAIDKRVPEYMGAFLLMEALMIGVFAAQDIILFYIFFEGGLIPMYLIIGIWGGADRIKAAYKFFLYTLAGSVLMLIAMLYMVITAGTTSIPELMATDFPSNVQWWLWLAFFASFAVKMPMWPVHTWLPDAHVQAPTAGSVILAGVLLKMGGYGFVRFSLPMFPDASADFVPLVFILSGIAVVYTSLVALVQKDMKKLIAYSSVAHMAFVTFGLFAFNRQGIEGALVVMLSHGLVSGALFLCVGVIYDRLHTRKIARYGGLADNMPAYSLLFLFFTMASIGLPGTSGFVGEFLALVGTYEMSSWAAIVATTGIILGAAYMLYLYWRVCYGTQVNADAAAMPDLDMREAWLLVPIALAVLWMGIYPESFLEVMRNDVGYLLERLEPSAPSFDAPLEAASVAAEGAGE, from the coding sequence ATGATGGAGCTTCCCATTCTCTCGATCATGATCCTGATCCCGCTCATCGCGGGAATCGTAGTGCTGTTCCAGAGCGCCAATGGCGCGCGCTGGACCGCGCTCGTCACCACGCTGCTGCTCTTCGTCATGGGCATCTATCTGTGGCTGGGTTTCGATCCTGACGGCGCGCGCTGGCAATATACCGAATATCTCTCACTTGGCGGCGGGGGCATTACGCCCGCTTGGGCGCTGGGGATCGATGGCATCGCGCTGCTGCTGATCGTGCTGTCGACCTTCCTGATGCCGATCTGTATTGGGGCCAGCTGGCGCGCAATCGACAAGCGCGTGCCTGAATATATGGGTGCCTTCCTTCTGATGGAGGCGCTGATGATTGGCGTCTTTGCGGCGCAGGACATCATCCTGTTCTACATCTTCTTCGAAGGCGGTCTGATCCCGATGTATCTCATCATCGGCATCTGGGGCGGCGCGGACCGCATCAAGGCGGCGTACAAGTTCTTCCTCTACACGTTGGCCGGATCGGTGCTGATGCTGATCGCCATGCTCTACATGGTGATCACCGCGGGCACGACCTCGATCCCCGAGCTGATGGCGACCGATTTCCCGTCTAATGTCCAATGGTGGCTGTGGCTGGCCTTCTTCGCCAGCTTCGCGGTCAAGATGCCGATGTGGCCGGTCCATACATGGTTGCCCGATGCGCACGTCCAGGCACCCACCGCAGGCTCGGTCATCCTGGCCGGCGTGCTCCTGAAGATGGGCGGCTATGGCTTTGTGCGCTTCAGCCTGCCCATGTTTCCCGATGCCAGCGCCGATTTCGTGCCGCTGGTCTTCATCCTGAGCGGCATTGCTGTCGTCTACACCAGCCTCGTCGCGCTGGTTCAGAAGGACATGAAGAAGCTGATCGCTTATTCATCGGTCGCGCATATGGCGTTTGTCACCTTCGGCCTGTTCGCCTTCAACCGGCAGGGGATCGAAGGCGCGCTGGTCGTGATGCTCAGCCACGGCCTCGTCTCGGGCGCGCTCTTCCTGTGCGTCGGCGTCATTTACGACCGCCTCCACACCCGCAAGATCGCCCGCTATGGCGGCCTTGCCGACAATATGCCGGCCTATTCGCTGCTGTTCCTCTTCTTCACCATGGCCTCGATCGGTTTGCCGGGCACATCGGGCTTTGTCGGGGAATTCCTGGCGCTGGTCGGCACCTATGAAATGTCGAGCTGGGCCGCGATCGTCGCCACCACGGGCATCATCCTTGGCGCCGCCTACATGCTCTACCTCTACTGGCGCGTCTGCTACGGCACGCAGGTCAATGCCGATGCCGCCGCCATGCCCGATCTCGACATGCGCGAGGCCTGGCTGCTTGTTCCCATCGCCCTCGCAGTCCTGTGGATGGGCATTTATCCGGAAAGTTTCCTCGAAGTGATGCGCAACGATGTCGGCTATCTGCTCGAACGACTTGAGCCCTCCGCGCCCAGCTTCGATGCCCCGCTTGAAGCCGCCAGTGTCGCTGCGGAAGGAGCAGGCGAATGA